From Bosea sp. NBC_00550, the proteins below share one genomic window:
- a CDS encoding GntR family transcriptional regulator has protein sequence MTEAALDIGGDDVAALSTGEQAYERIRQDIVFGRLQPGQRLTLDKLRSVYGVGISTLREILNRLTPEGLVIAEGQRGFQVAPCSASDLKELADLRLLIESHALAQSFAAGDMEWEGRVVAAHHKLARMEERLLAGDDSGTQQWKRYDFEFHQALVSACGSKALLDLHAGIYERYLRYQMVFFIFWGPASIGEHRALLDCALRRDATEGQRLLHGHIHGCIDVAFERGLLD, from the coding sequence ATGACGGAAGCAGCACTCGATATCGGCGGCGATGACGTCGCCGCGCTCTCGACGGGCGAGCAGGCCTATGAGCGGATCCGGCAGGATATCGTGTTCGGCCGCCTGCAGCCGGGCCAGAGGCTGACGCTGGACAAGCTGCGCTCCGTCTATGGTGTCGGCATCAGCACCTTGCGCGAGATCTTGAACCGCCTGACTCCGGAGGGGCTCGTTATCGCCGAAGGGCAGCGTGGCTTTCAGGTCGCGCCATGCTCGGCCAGCGACCTCAAGGAGCTTGCCGATCTCCGCCTGCTGATCGAGAGCCATGCCCTCGCGCAATCCTTCGCGGCGGGCGACATGGAGTGGGAAGGGCGCGTCGTCGCCGCCCATCACAAGCTCGCCCGCATGGAGGAACGGCTGCTCGCGGGCGACGATTCCGGCACGCAGCAATGGAAGCGCTACGATTTCGAATTCCATCAGGCGCTGGTGTCCGCCTGCGGCTCGAAGGCGCTGCTCGATCTCCATGCCGGGATCTACGAGCGCTATCTGCGCTATCAGATGGTTTTCTTCATCTTCTGGGGGCCAGCCTCGATCGGCGAGCACCGCGCCTTGCTCGACTGCGCGTTGCGCCGCGACGCCACCGAGGGACAGCGGCTCCTGCACGGCCATATCCATGGCTGCATCGACGTCGCCTTCGAGCGAGGCCTTCTGGATTGA
- a CDS encoding amino acid ABC transporter permease → MGWNEFLFLLTGLKWTIALSAIGFVFGSVSGLGVALARTSGISALERVTAGYIALFQGTPLLMQLFVVYYGLALVGLRLDAWVAVAIGFTLHASAYLGEIWRGSIEAVPKGQTEAAKALSLGYVSRTRDVILPQAIRISLPATIGFLVQLIKGTSLAAIVGFTELTRAGNIVSNQIFQPLLVFGIVGILYFLLCWPLSLYGSHLERRLAIASR, encoded by the coding sequence ATGGGCTGGAACGAATTCCTCTTCCTTCTCACCGGCCTGAAATGGACCATCGCGCTGTCTGCGATCGGCTTCGTTTTCGGCTCGGTCTCAGGCCTCGGCGTCGCGCTGGCGCGCACCTCCGGCATTTCCGCGCTGGAACGCGTAACTGCCGGCTACATCGCGCTCTTCCAGGGCACGCCGCTGCTGATGCAGCTCTTCGTCGTCTATTATGGATTGGCGCTGGTCGGGCTGAGACTTGACGCCTGGGTCGCGGTCGCGATCGGCTTCACCCTGCATGCCAGCGCCTATCTCGGCGAGATCTGGCGCGGTTCGATCGAGGCTGTGCCGAAGGGGCAGACCGAGGCCGCTAAGGCACTGAGCCTCGGCTACGTATCGCGGACGCGGGACGTGATCCTGCCGCAGGCGATCCGCATCTCGCTGCCGGCGACGATCGGCTTCCTCGTCCAGCTGATCAAGGGCACCTCGCTCGCGGCCATCGTCGGCTTCACCGAGCTGACGCGCGCCGGCAACATCGTCTCCAACCAGATCTTCCAGCCGCTCCTCGTCTTCGGGATCGTCGGCATCCTCTACTTCCTGCTCTGCTGGCCGCTCTCGCTTTACGGCTCGCATCTGGAGCGTCGCCTGGCCATCGCATCGCGATAA
- a CDS encoding amino acid ABC transporter ATP-binding protein, whose translation MIAMMDVEKWYGDFQALADINLTVRKGERIVLCGPSGSGKSTLIRCINRLEAYQKGEIRVGGTKLGDDARTIDAVRREVGMVFQHFNLFPHMTVLQNCMLAPMRSLGASKAEAEATARKLLGRVKILEQADKYPAQLSGGQQQRVAIARALCMKPKVMLFDEPTSALDPEMVKEVLDTMIALADEGMTMICVTHEMGFARQVANRVIFMASGAIVEEAPPEEFFRNPRQERTRKFLGEILHKH comes from the coding sequence ATGATCGCCATGATGGATGTCGAGAAATGGTATGGCGACTTCCAGGCCCTGGCCGACATCAACCTCACGGTCCGCAAGGGCGAGCGCATCGTCCTGTGCGGGCCGTCGGGCTCCGGCAAATCGACGTTGATCCGGTGCATCAATCGTCTGGAGGCATACCAGAAGGGTGAGATCCGGGTCGGCGGCACGAAGCTCGGAGACGATGCCAGGACCATCGACGCGGTGCGCCGCGAGGTCGGCATGGTCTTCCAGCACTTCAACCTGTTCCCGCACATGACGGTGCTGCAGAACTGCATGCTGGCGCCGATGCGCTCGCTCGGTGCCAGCAAGGCGGAGGCAGAGGCCACGGCGCGAAAGCTGCTCGGCCGGGTCAAGATCCTCGAGCAGGCAGACAAATACCCGGCCCAGCTCTCGGGCGGCCAGCAGCAGCGCGTCGCGATCGCGCGTGCGCTCTGCATGAAGCCCAAGGTGATGCTGTTCGACGAGCCGACCTCGGCGCTCGACCCCGAGATGGTCAAGGAGGTGCTCGACACCATGATCGCGCTGGCCGACGAAGGCATGACCATGATCTGCGTCACCCACGAGATGGGCTTCGCCCGGCAGGTGGCCAATCGCGTCATCTTCATGGCCAGCGGCGCCATCGTCGAGGAAGCCCCGCCGGAAGAGTTCTTCCGCAATCCGCGCCAGGAGCGGACGCGGAAGTTTCTCGGCGAGATCCTGCACAAGCACTGA
- a CDS encoding transporter substrate-binding domain-containing protein, with product MTKMKSTRRSLLIAGAAALALPALLGTPALAITPAEIKAKGKLVVGIQGDNPPWGFVTSAGKQDGLDADIATLFAKELGVQVEFVPLEVNNRIPALTTGRVDVLFATMAMLPERAKAVQFSKPYVANTIVLIGPKKDSIKTNEDMARYTIGVAKGAAQDTQVTKNAPANTTIRRYDGDAPSIQALVSGQVQALGGNIFYMQRIEQGRPGEFENKLEFQNLYNGACTRLGEKEINAAINTFVDKIKANGELQKVYDKWMKVPVHKFPDSLEGITFTAS from the coding sequence ATGACGAAGATGAAGTCCACCCGCCGCAGCCTGCTGATCGCCGGTGCCGCCGCTCTTGCCCTGCCGGCCTTGCTCGGCACCCCTGCCCTCGCCATCACCCCGGCCGAGATCAAGGCCAAGGGCAAGCTGGTCGTCGGCATCCAGGGCGACAACCCGCCCTGGGGCTTCGTCACCAGCGCCGGCAAGCAGGACGGTCTCGACGCCGATATCGCGACGCTCTTCGCCAAGGAGCTCGGCGTGCAGGTCGAGTTCGTGCCGCTCGAAGTCAACAACCGCATTCCGGCGCTGACGACCGGGCGCGTCGACGTGCTGTTCGCCACCATGGCCATGCTGCCGGAGCGCGCCAAGGCGGTGCAGTTCTCGAAGCCCTACGTCGCCAACACCATCGTGCTGATCGGCCCCAAGAAGGACTCGATCAAGACCAACGAGGACATGGCGCGCTACACGATCGGCGTCGCCAAGGGCGCCGCTCAGGACACGCAGGTGACCAAGAACGCGCCGGCCAACACCACGATCCGCCGCTATGACGGCGACGCCCCCTCGATCCAGGCGCTGGTCTCCGGCCAGGTCCAGGCGCTGGGCGGCAACATCTTCTACATGCAGCGCATCGAGCAGGGGCGGCCCGGCGAGTTCGAGAACAAGCTCGAATTCCAGAACCTCTACAACGGCGCCTGTACCCGCCTCGGCGAGAAGGAGATCAACGCCGCGATCAACACCTTCGTCGACAAGATCAAGGCCAATGGCGAGCTGCAGAAGGTCTACGACAAGTGGATGAAGGTGCCGGTGCACAAGTTCCCGGACAGCCTGGAAGGCATCACCTTCACCGCGAGCTGA
- a CDS encoding amino acid ABC transporter permease, whose translation MNYKLDFAPVIEGLPDLLMGCLGTFLLALCGMALAIVIGIGGVILRDSRFAPVRWLVKAFVEVIRNTPFLVQIFFIYFALPLAGLRLDPTPTAIIALGINGGAYAIEIIRGGVQSISKGQIEAGLALGLHRAQVFRLIVLKPALRAIFPSLTSQFVLLTLTTSVASAISAYELTSVAQRIESNSFRSFEVYGTITLFYLVISWVMMRFFAQVSARYFSYPVK comes from the coding sequence ATGAACTACAAGCTCGACTTCGCCCCGGTGATCGAGGGGTTGCCCGATCTGCTGATGGGCTGCCTCGGCACCTTCCTGCTCGCGCTCTGCGGCATGGCTCTCGCCATCGTCATCGGCATCGGCGGCGTGATCCTGCGCGACTCGCGCTTCGCCCCGGTACGCTGGCTGGTGAAGGCCTTCGTCGAGGTGATCCGCAACACACCCTTCCTGGTGCAGATCTTCTTCATCTATTTCGCGCTGCCGCTGGCGGGCCTGCGGCTCGACCCGACACCGACCGCGATCATCGCGCTCGGCATCAATGGCGGGGCCTACGCCATCGAGATCATCCGCGGCGGCGTGCAGTCGATCAGCAAGGGGCAGATCGAGGCCGGCCTCGCGCTCGGCCTGCACAGGGCGCAGGTCTTCCGGCTGATCGTGCTGAAGCCGGCGCTGCGCGCGATCTTTCCCTCGCTCACCAGCCAGTTCGTGCTGCTGACGCTGACCACCTCGGTCGCCTCGGCGATCTCGGCCTATGAGCTGACCTCGGTGGCGCAGCGGATCGAGTCCAACAGTTTCCGCTCCTTCGAGGTCTACGGCACGATCACGCTGTTCTACCTCGTGATTTCCTGGGTGATGATGCGCTTCTTCGCGCAGGTCTCCGCCCGCTACTTCAGCTATCCGGTGAAGTGA
- a CDS encoding TetR/AcrR family transcriptional regulator yields MSKAATTPQKPSRKAASWTQDPEGVRRSILEAARVEFVENGLSGARVDEIAAKTATSKRMIYYYFGDKEGLYRAVLEEMYERIRRFERSLDLANLGPEEAIALLTGFTFDYHAENPDFVRMVMIENIHHARHLATSDRISTLNLSAIDMIREAYKRGVSDGTFRAGIEAIDIHLTISALAFYNVSNRASIQQVFGHDMGAPEALARRRAAAIDTVLRTLRR; encoded by the coding sequence ATGAGCAAAGCAGCGACCACACCTCAGAAGCCGAGCCGCAAGGCGGCGTCCTGGACCCAGGACCCGGAAGGCGTGCGCCGAAGCATCCTCGAAGCGGCGCGAGTGGAGTTCGTCGAGAACGGGCTCAGCGGCGCGCGCGTCGACGAGATCGCGGCCAAGACCGCCACCAGCAAGCGGATGATCTACTACTATTTCGGCGACAAGGAGGGGCTCTATCGCGCCGTCCTCGAGGAGATGTACGAGCGCATTCGGCGCTTCGAACGCAGCCTCGACCTTGCCAATCTGGGGCCGGAGGAGGCGATCGCCCTGCTCACCGGCTTCACCTTCGACTACCACGCCGAGAACCCGGATTTCGTCCGGATGGTGATGATCGAGAACATCCATCACGCGCGGCACCTCGCCACCTCCGACCGGATCTCCACGCTCAACCTCTCGGCGATCGACATGATCCGCGAGGCTTACAAGCGTGGCGTATCGGACGGCACGTTCCGGGCCGGGATCGAGGCGATCGACATCCATCTGACGATCAGCGCGCTCGCCTTCTACAACGTCTCGAACCGGGCCAGCATCCAGCAGGTCTTTGGACACGACATGGGCGCGCCCGAGGCGCTGGCGCGCCGAAGGGCCGCGGCGATCGACACAGTGCTGCGCACGCTGCGCCGCTGA
- the aroQ gene encoding type II 3-dehydroquinate dehydratase: MSASEKPAGHAGEQRGRGCIYILNGPNLNLLGQREPAVYGTTTLAQIGERCEAKAKALGFTVDFRQTNFEGELVESVHQARQEACGIIINPAGYSFTSVALLDALKMFERPKIELHISNVHARESIYHNSLVSRTATGIIIGLGAAGYEIAIQAMAGMVEG, translated from the coding sequence ATGTCGGCAAGCGAGAAGCCGGCCGGACACGCTGGCGAACAGCGTGGGCGCGGCTGCATCTACATCCTGAACGGGCCGAACCTGAACCTGCTCGGGCAGCGCGAGCCGGCGGTCTATGGCACCACTACGCTGGCGCAGATCGGCGAGCGCTGTGAAGCGAAGGCGAAGGCGCTCGGCTTCACGGTGGATTTTCGCCAGACCAATTTCGAGGGCGAACTGGTCGAGAGCGTGCACCAGGCGCGCCAGGAGGCCTGCGGGATCATCATCAACCCGGCCGGCTACAGCTTCACCTCGGTTGCCCTGCTCGATGCGCTCAAGATGTTCGAGCGCCCCAAGATCGAGCTGCACATCTCGAACGTGCATGCGCGGGAGAGCATCTACCACAACTCGCTGGTCTCACGGACCGCGACCGGGATCATCATCGGGCTCGGCGCCGCCGGCTACGAGATCGCGATCCAGGCGATGGCCGGCATGGTGGAAGGCTGA